The sequence GGGGGAGATCCTGGTAAGTACCACGGAGCGGGGaagtgctgggacagcagccGGCCCTGCCAGGAacagcattcccaaaaaaatccccaaatcacCCAGGAGGGAGGATGCTGGTAGGAGAAGGGGGATGGCACATTCCCACAGGGAATGTGCTGGGTGGGAATTGGCTTTGTCCCCTCCGTGGGGACTTGGGGGTGATCCCAGCCCATGCCTGGGAATTCCAGATGGGATTCAGGTCAGTCCCAGTTTTCCCAGCCTTTGGGAAGCAGGAGGCCAAAATCTTTCTGTTTTAGCCCAAAACAGCTGTGGGGGTGGGTGAGATCTTCTTGCTTCCTTTGGGAATACatggaaggaagggctgggagttcattttcccccccccccccccaaattcccttttttattttcaggggaTTtgaggctcagccctgcccttcCAACACCAGAATTCCTTGGTTCCCAGTTCCTGGAACCAGGATTCCACCCACAGAGCTCCTCCCTCCTGGGGTAGGGAGGGCAGCaattcccagtttgggatcCAGGGAATCCCAGCTGGGGGGTTCTGATCTGAGCAGTTCCAGGAGCATGGAAGTGTCTGGAAGGGAATCATTTCCAAACCCCCACTTTGGGATTTACAGCCTCAGGGTGGTCGCCTGAGTTTTTCCCCGGGCAACAAAAGCAGGATAATGGCATGGCTTTTATTTATTAACTTTTATTCCTCCCAAAATCCAGATCGTGTGAGGCTGCTGGGAGAGTTGTTGCCTCCTGCTCCATGAATCCCCATCCAGCCTATTCCCAGCTCTTCAGACACTTCCATTTCCACTCAGCAACCCCCCAGATGTTCCTGGAAaagcccagggacaccccagaaTTCCAGGCAGGGCCGTGGCCTGGCCAGCTGTGGGACGGGATCGCGACGGGAAggggggagagctgggaattcaGGATgggagccctgcagagctccaggagctccaaaAACATGCCAGTTTTCATCAAAATCCGTTGGTTTTAAAGGAAtttcctccctctttctgctcctgggcttttcccagagtctccagctcctgctgggctaCACAGACCCTCTCCCTTTTCCATAAAATCCCTCATAACTCTCCCAAATCCTTTCCCTACTCCAAAGGCagatcccctttttccctctcaaTCCCTTCTCCTCATGATCCCTGTTCCAAATAATCGACCCCTCTGCCTTTgctcccatccctttcccaatACCTgatcctccccttccccatctcagTTCCTTTAAAACCCTCTGGATCCGATCCCAGGGTGGTTCCCAGATGGGAATGGGGCTCTCAGAGGTGAAATCCCTCCCCTGCAATTCCCTGCAATTCCCGAGCTCTCCGTCCTTCCCCTGCCCGGAGCGCTCTGCCCGCGCTCCGCCGCAGCTCcagcttctctccttcctcatccctggaatCTGAGGTGGCTCCTGCGCTGGAAAACGGGAATGACCCCAATCCCAAGGGTCCTCAGCTCCAGGGGGGGATCCCGGAATTCCCGTGGGAGCCACGGCAGGATCCGTGTCTAACCCatctctgccccctccctgctgcGGCTGCGCTTCCCCGTCAGCCCTGGCACTAACCCGGGATGGGGGAAATCCCAGCTGGATCCCTGCAAAAGAGTCCTGGAAAGGAATTCCCAGTGGGACGTTCCTCGGCGTTGGGCTCTGGGATCCATCCATGGCGTGCTGGAGCTTTTGGATGCTGGAGTTGTGGGATCATCCTGGGCAGGagcttcctgcttttcccacctggtttggggagctgggaatgttccagGTGTCCCCCCAGCtgcttccagcttcactgtgggaTGGGGGCTCGGGATCTGCTGGggatcaccccaaatcccactgtgGGATCTGCCGGGTTTGGggatcaccccaaatccccaaagcTGTGGGGTTGTCCCCTAACCTTGGGGCTCAGGTTCTGACAGGTTTTGGGGTCACCCCGAATCCCCAGAGCATGTGGGGTTGTCCCCTGAGCTGTCCCACTTGCTGCAGGTGATCCGCAGGGGCTGGCTCACCATCAACAACATCAGCATCATGAAGGGTGGCTCCAAGGAATACTGGTTCGTGCTCACGGCTGAGTCACTCTCCTGGTACAAGGATGAGGAggtagggggggaaaaaacagggtGAGGGGAGGGAATCTGGGGTTCCAGACACAAAAATGGGGTACAGGGAGGGAAAACTGTCAttcccagggctccaggagggagatccctgggatgggggaaggTGATTAGCACTCAGGGTTAATTATCACTGTAAaggatcccaaattccccatctCCTGTCTCCAAACCGCAGTCCCATTCCAGCGGGGAATGCCAGGACTGGAGGGAGAtaggagctgctgggattttgggatgctgGATGCAGCAGATCCCCCCTTTTCCCTGCTGGGAATTTGTCCATTCTTCATtgatccagcccagcccagctgttcAGGGCTGCTGTTCAGTTCTGGGGTCTGCAGTTCCCAAATTCAGGTAGTTCATCCACGGGACCTTTTCCAGTGGGATTCTGGGGTCTGCAGTTCCCAAAGCTGAGGGTTCATTCCCCATCCTTGGACTTcagggagctctgtgctcatccctgcttccctctcgtcccctttcccaggagaaggagaagaagtaCATGTTGCCTTTGGACAACCTGAAAATCAGGGATGTGGAGAAGGGGTTCATGTCCAACAAACACGTCTTTGCCATCTTCAACACGGAGCAGAGGTGGGGAATGCTCCTGGGACTGGATgccctgtttttttttatggattttcccttccctttcctccaaACCCCAACCCTGCGCCCAGCTCCTCCTGCGTCCCACAAagggagggctctgcagaggaagCAGAGGTTTATCCAGCATCTGGATTTTGGAGAACGGGGAAAAGGGGCTGGAATTTGGGGTGTTTCctccaggatttggggtgttcCATGGGCTACTGGAGGTGTTCCCTGCAGGATCTGGGGTGTTCCAATCCTGTATTTCCTGGGTTCCGTGGCCATCTGGGGGCTCCTGGTGATCGCAGCCCTTCGTGCCCCATTCCCACAGGAATGTGTACAAGGATCTCCGTCAGATCGAGCTGGCCTGTGACTCCCAGGAGGACGTGGACAGCTGGAAAGCCTCGTTCCTCCGGGCTGGAGTTTATCCTGAGAAAGACCAGGtacaaaattcccaatttcctgatcccgcccccccccccccccccaccccccagagctgggacaccccaggagAAGGAGGATGGAATTCCCCAGGATGGATTTGAGTCGTTCCAGGCTGCAGAACAACCCCCAGGGATGGGACTGAGGATCCTTCCTGATCTCTCTGATCCCAGGGCTCACTCATTCCCTGTTTTTGCAGACGGAGAGCGAGGATGGGGCtcaggaaaacaccttttccaTGGACCCACAGCTGGAGAGGCAGGTGGAGACCATCCGGAACCTCGTGGATTCCTACGTGGGGATCATCAACAAATCCATCCGGGACCTCATGCCAAAGACCATCATGCACCTCATGATCAACAatgtgagagggaaaaggggctgggaaacatggaaaagggggtggagagcaggaaaattCCTCTCCTGTCCTCCAGACCAAGGATTTAATCcactcagagctgctggccctgAACAAACTCCATACAAACCCCAATCCCCACATGGATCCATTCCCAatcccttctccttttcccagaccaaagattTCATCCACTCGGAGCTGCTGTCGTTCCTgtacaaaccccaaacaaaccccaaacaaaccccaatCCCCTCTCCTGTTCCCAGACCAAGGATTTCATCCACTCGGAGCTGCTGGCGTTCCTgtacaaaccccaaacaaaccccaatCCCCTCTCCTGTTCCCAGACCAAGGATTTCATCCACTCGGAGCTGCTGGCGTTCCTgtacaaaccccaaacaaaccccaaacaaaccccaatCCCCTCTCCTGTTCCCAGACCAAGGATTTCATCCACTCGGAGCTGCTGGCGTTCCTgtacaaaccccaaacaaaccccaaacaaaccccaatCCCCTCTCCTGTTCCCAGACCAAGGATTTCATCCACTCGGAGCTGCTGTCGTTCCTgtacaaaccccaaacaaaccccaatCCCCTCTCCTGTTCCCAGACCAAGGATTTCATCCACTCGGAGCTGCTGGCGTTCCTgtacaaaccccaaacaaaccccaaacaaaccccaatCCCCTCTCCTGTTCCCAGACCAAGGATTTCATCCACTCGGAGCTGCTGGCGTTCCTgtacaaaccccaaacaaaccccaaacaaaccccaatCCCCTCTCCTGTTCCCAGACCAAGGATTTCATCCACTCGGAGCTGCTGGCGTTCCTgtacaaaccccaaacaaaccccaaacaaaccccaatCCCCTCTCCTGTTCCCAGACCAAGGATTTCATCCACTCGGAGCTGCTGGCGTTCCTGTACTCGTGCTCAGACCAGAGCAGTCTGATGGAGGAGTCGGCGGAGCAGGCGCAGCGCAGGGACGAGATGCTGCGCATGTACCACGCGCTCAAGGAGGCGCTGGCCATCATCGGGGACATCAGCACCAGCACTGTCACCACCCCCGTGCCCCCGCCCGTGGATGACACCTGGCTGCAGCCCGGACCCACGCACAGGTGGGTGTGGGGTCCCAcggtgggggggggagggggggttggGGTGGTGCGTAGTGTAATGGAGGGGTCTGGGGTGTTTTGTAaagggtttggggtgttttacaaagggtttggggtggtcTTCGGGGTACTGGAGGGGTCTacagaggggtttggggtgttttagAAAGGGTTTAGGGTGGTCTGTGGGGTACCAGAGGTGTTTCCAGAGGGGTTTGGGTGTTCCATGGGGTACCAGAGGTGTTTCCAGAGGGGTTTGGGTGTTCCATGGGGTACCAGAGGTGTTTCCTGTAGGATTCAGGGAGTTTGGGGTGTTATATGGGGTACCAGAGGTGTTTCTGGAAAAGTTTGGGGTGTTCCTAGGGAGTTTGGAGTGTCCTGTGGGATACTGGAGGGGGGTTtccagaggggtttggggtctTTGCAGTACTGGAGATGTTTCTAGAAGAATTTGGGGTATTTCCcaaaggatttggggtgtctGGGGTGTTCCATGGGGTATCGAGATGTTTCCAGAGGGGTTCAGGGTGTTTCCTGCAGGGTTCGGGGAGTTTTGGGGTGCTCCGTGTGGTACCAGAGGTACTCCTAGGAGGTTGGGGTGTTTCCAGAGGTGATGTTTAAAGTGCTTCATGGCCATTGTGCTGTCCCCACTCTGTGGGTCTCCTTGTGGGGTTTGGCTCACCCCACTCCGGTGCTGAcatccccattcctgtcccagccctccccCCCAGCGCCGGCCGCCCTCGGCCCTGCTCCCCCCGGGCCGTCCCCCCTCGCTCCgggccccggccccggggccgccgccgctgctgccgctgcccggGGGGGGCCCCCCCGCCTTCACCGCGCCCCCGATCCCCTCCCGCCTCGGCCCCTTCGCCACCGCCAGCGACCCCTTCACGGCCCCGCCCCAAATCCCCGCCCGGCCCGCACGGATCCCGCCCGGAATCCCGCCGGGAGTGCCCAGGTGAGgagaggggctgagctggggaggggggagctggggactgggaatggctgggatCCGCTGGGGTCACACTGGGATTGTCTTAGATCCACTGGGGTCACACTGGGAATGGCCGGGATGCACTGGGGTCACACTGGGATTGTCTTAGATCCACTGGGGTCACACTGGGAATGGCCGGGATGCACTGGGGTCACACTGGGAATGGTTGGGATGCACTGGAATCACCTGACATCCTTTGGGATGCACTGGGGTCACACTGGGATTGGCCAGGATCCACTGGAATCACCTGACATCCTTTGGGATGCACTGGGGTCACACTGGGATTGTCTTAGATCCACTGGGTCACACTGGGATCCACCGGGGTCACAGTGGGATCCACTGGGATCACCTGACATCCTCTGGGATCCACTGGAGTCACGCTGGGGTCACACTGGGATTGTCTTACATCCACTGGGGTCTCACTGGGAATGGCTGGATCACACTGGGATCCACTGGGGTCACACCAGAGTCCCTCTGGGAATCCTTGGGATCCCCAGGActtccccccccgcccctccagACCTGCCAAactcttcccccaccccccccaggAGACCCCCGGCAGCCCCGAGCCGCCCGACCATCATCCGTCCGGCCGAGCCCTCCCTGCTGGATTAACCCCGGGATCTGTGGGATCCAACCCCACCCTGGGgatcaaaaaaataaaaccaaccccGAGCCCGGCCACGGGATCCAGCCCCaccctggggggaaaaaaccgACCCCGATCCCGGccagagctcccagggctgatcccgatcccgatcccggccggtggcagctccagggctggtcCCAGCAGCTGATCCTGGCAGCTCCCGgtgccctcccagcccctcccggccgggatttttttggggtgggggtggtgggggtggggaACATTGCACTTTGTCAGAATTCCCGGATCCTCGCTTCTCAgacttcctcttcctcctcctgcccttcccagaaGTTTTGTATAAATATATTCCCTAAAAAAACACGGGATCTGGGGATTCTTCCCCAAAACTCGCCCGCGGTTCCTCCCCCAGCCTatcccagtttttttttttttgtttgtttgtttttgagatttttggggtttttagagctggggaaaatcctggaatttccAGAGGGATTCACTAGTGAACCAATTTCCCGGTCGCTCCCTGAGAACCTCAGGAATTTCCTCTTGGGAATAAccccgaggaggaggaggaggaggaggaagctgcGACCCCCccggggcagggggagggggaTTTTGCTCTGGAAGCGTCTCCCCCTTTCCtcaccccccctccccttcccaatCCCACTCCGCCGGCTCCGGCCGGGAGCCGAggttgtaaatatttttacagactTGTATTAATtgtataaaaaaggaaaaaaaaaaaaaaaaaaaaaaaaaacagggaaaacaaaaacccaccaaaaaaaaaaaagaaaaaaaaaacaaaaaacaacaaaacggCCCAGCAATAATGTGGATTTTACCAACTCCtcccccccccggccccggtGCCTTAACGACCCCCCGGCTCGGGGGGGGCAATTAATCCATTAACGAGCCGGGGGCGGTTTTGGGGGGGCGGCTCCGGCCCCCCCCGGGGGTCCCCCCGAAGTGCCTCCGCTCCGCGTCCCATTAATGAACTAAAAACCGGCAAAAAAATCcgaataaagggaaaaaaaaaaaaaaaaaaaaaaagagtgaaatgTGTGGAATTCTGGGGGGGGGTTCGGCCTCGTTCTTCACccttgggggattttggggttatGAGGGGGGGTGGAGGTTTCATGGCGCGgctctccccattcccactgcGATCCATCCCTGTGCTTCTCTCGTTCCCGGGAATTCCCTGGataatggtttaaaaaaaaaaaaaagtttaatttgcGTCGCTCCCCCGAGAATGGGGAGCTGCAGGATTCATCCCTCACTGACCCCCAAACCCAGGGAATTTCACCCTAATCCCGGACGGGATTCACCACAAAGGCCCCGTGTCCCCTTTCCACCCCGCTCCGAGATCAGCGTGCAAAATGCAGGAATTCGGGAAAAGTTTGGGATCAAAAAATCCCTCCATGATCCGCCGCGGGCCCGGGCGCCGCCATCGCCGCGCGACGCCGCTCAGGAAGGCCCCTCAGGGCAGCCCGCGGCGCCGCCTGAGGCGGGAGGTGGCGCGGGGACCCCGCCTGAAGGCGATGCCCGTGACGGATCCCGGAGTTTTTCAGGCGGCGCCGGGGCCGCCCCAGGCGCGGGGTCCTCGCCTATCCCGTCCTCCCCCTCAGCCCCCTGAGCCCATTGGCTCCTCCCTCCCCGGCGCCCCGAGTTCTGATTGGTCATCGCGAGTTCGGCCCCGCCCCCTCCACATCTCCGGGGTTCGCGGGCGCCGCCTGGCGGAGCCGAGGGTCCCACAATGCACCGCgcggggggggtgggagggttttggggggcaaatttggggcagatttgaaggatttgggggagatttgcAGATCCAGGGAGGAAAATGGACACAGATTTGGAAGTTCTGGGGGCAGACCTGGGAAAGTTTGGGACTGAtttgggggtggtgggggggacAGATTTGAGGTATTTCAGGGCAGAATTCGGGGCTCTTGAGGTAGATTTTGAGCATCTGGGACAGATTTTGGAGTCCAGGAGCAAATTTTGGCATCCCTGGGACAGATCTGGGTGTCCAGGGTCCCTTCTTCCATCCCTTTCATGTGAAGATCACGACTGCCAGCCACAGAAATCTTCCCAGCCCGGAGGAGCCGcatttccccatcccagcttggagctttgggtgcattaaaaaaaaaaaaaaaaagaaaaaaaaaaaaaaaatttgcgCAATGGGCGAACAACTCCATTTCCTGGGGCTGAGCAGCCGCTTCCTTCCTGCGCCCTGAACCCCTGGCCTGGCACATTCTGGCACATTCCCCCTCATCCCTCAttcctgagcagctcctggaggaggaggaggaggatgaggctggagctgctgctcctcgtGGCCGCGGGCTTTCCCTCGTGCTTGAGCCAGACAGGCCACGATTCCCGCCAGGATTCCCGCCAGGATTCCCAGGGCTCCTCCACCCAGGATTCCCGAGCTTCCCGCCGGGGTTCCGGCCATTCCCGGCGTCACCCCACGGTCACTCCAAGGCTCCTCCCGCCGCCgttgctgctccagctcccccCGGAGCCGGGACCCCCCCGGATTCGCTGCCTGGCCCCTCAACGTTTCTTGGGCAGCACCTTTGATCTTTTCCAGGGAATCCCGGGGGTCCCTGTGCGGAGCATCCCGGCCGCTCCTGACCGGCACTGGGCCGAGTTCTCCCTGCCCGGAGACGCCCGGTGCTTCTGGTGCCGGTACCGGAGCCACAACGGCAGCGCCTGGCTGGAGtctgagctgagctctgggatcGGGAGCTCCGGTGGGTGACGGGGGGGGGATCATCCCCTTCCCACATCCTGGGGCCGTCCCGCAGCCGAATCCGGTGTTTTTGTCCCCAGATCTGGGCGATGCTGAGTGCCAGCCCGGCGATGCCATCGCCACAGGACCCCCGCCCACCGCCGGGACCCTGCGGAACGGTACCGGCACCGGCCCCGGGGTGATCCCTGACCCGCTCCCGGGTCCTGGATCCCGGTgatcccttcccaccctctctctctcttccagaTCCTTCCTGGCTGCTCCCGGTCGCGGTCGGTGCCgctgtcctggggctgctgctgctgctgggggctgcgGCCGTGGCCTGGCGAGGTGGGAGAGGGGGCTTGGAACCAGGAATTCCAAGGGGCTCAGAactgggaattctgagg is a genomic window of Cinclus cinclus chromosome 32, bCinCin1.1, whole genome shotgun sequence containing:
- the LOC134055504 gene encoding uncharacterized protein LOC134055504, with amino-acid sequence MRLELLLLVAAGFPSCLSQTGHDSRQDSRQDSQGSSTQDSRASRRGSGHSRRHPTVTPRLLPPPLLLQLPPEPGPPRIRCLAPQRFLGSTFDLFQGIPGVPVRSIPAAPDRHWAEFSLPGDARCFWCRYRSHNGSAWLESELSSGIGSSDLGDAECQPGDAIATGPPPTAGTLRNDPSWLLPVAVGAAVLGLLLLLGAAAVAWRGLRWQRGQSHMVPAPSLPMAPAPSLSH